A portion of the Bifidobacterium sp. ESL0800 genome contains these proteins:
- the rpmG gene encoding 50S ribosomal protein L33: MASKSAAVRPGITLACTVCKERNYITTKNRRNTPDRLELKKFCPRCGKETVHRETR, encoded by the coding sequence ATGGCAAGCAAAAGCGCCGCAGTCCGTCCGGGCATCACGCTGGCATGCACGGTGTGCAAGGAGCGTAACTACATTACGACCAAGAACCGTCGCAATACCCCCGATCGTCTCGAGCTGAAGAAGTTCTGCCCTCGTTGCGGCAAGGAAACTGTGCATCGCGAGACTCGTTGA
- a CDS encoding UDP-N-acetylmuramate dehydrogenase yields the protein MSPAPTLAQLTTIGVGGAVDRFVEPESEEAFTAEVRDADAAGLPLLVIGGGSNLLVADAPFHGVVVRDARRGISVVDDQAEADGGSVVITAQAGASWDDFVAFCVASGFSGVEGLSGVPGTVGASVVQNIGAYGQEVASAVSSVRVFDRKNGSVCRLEREDMRFGYRNSALKSSMYSAPATPAGNYFPTPRYVVLSVTFALRRSESDEVAFGQLAKALGVELGERKPIAAIRAAVLSVRATKGMLEDPNRYALPSMRGCRDEHNVAAATLQDQPDFNRHSCGSFFMNPILEPAQAVHLPADAPRFDAILPDGQPGVKTSAAWLIDHAGFHKGFKVRPDAKAGLSTLHTLALTNRGGAGAKDIAELARTIQDGVEAAYGIRLVPEPVVVGMDLR from the coding sequence ATGTCACCAGCACCGACGCTGGCGCAACTGACCACCATCGGCGTGGGCGGAGCAGTCGATCGGTTCGTCGAACCCGAAAGCGAAGAGGCGTTCACCGCCGAGGTGCGCGATGCCGATGCAGCAGGGTTGCCGCTCCTGGTCATCGGCGGCGGCTCGAACCTGTTGGTTGCGGACGCACCGTTCCATGGCGTCGTGGTGCGCGATGCGCGACGCGGGATTTCGGTAGTGGACGATCAAGCCGAAGCCGATGGAGGCTCCGTCGTGATCACGGCGCAGGCCGGGGCGAGCTGGGATGATTTCGTGGCCTTCTGCGTCGCTTCGGGCTTTTCCGGGGTGGAAGGCCTGTCGGGCGTGCCGGGAACCGTCGGGGCTTCGGTGGTGCAGAATATCGGCGCGTATGGCCAGGAAGTCGCCTCGGCGGTGTCCTCGGTTCGGGTTTTTGACCGTAAGAACGGCAGCGTTTGCCGGCTTGAACGTGAAGACATGCGTTTCGGCTACCGTAATTCCGCCTTGAAATCCAGTATGTATAGCGCTCCGGCGACCCCTGCCGGCAACTATTTCCCGACACCTCGCTACGTGGTGCTTTCCGTGACGTTCGCGCTGCGGCGAAGCGAGAGCGACGAAGTGGCATTCGGTCAGCTGGCCAAGGCGCTCGGCGTCGAGTTGGGGGAGCGAAAGCCCATTGCTGCGATTCGTGCGGCCGTGCTGAGCGTCCGTGCCACCAAAGGCATGTTGGAGGATCCGAACAGATACGCCTTGCCCTCGATGCGCGGTTGCAGGGATGAGCACAACGTGGCTGCGGCCACGCTTCAAGACCAGCCTGATTTCAACCGTCACAGCTGCGGCAGCTTCTTCATGAACCCGATACTTGAACCAGCGCAGGCGGTTCATCTACCCGCCGATGCTCCGCGCTTTGATGCGATTCTGCCTGATGGACAACCCGGTGTCAAGACCTCGGCCGCATGGCTGATCGACCATGCCGGTTTCCACAAGGGATTCAAGGTGCGCCCCGACGCCAAGGCCGGCCTTTCGACGCTGCACACGCTGGCGCTGACCAATCGGGGAGGGGCCGGCGCGAAGGATATCGCCGAGCTCGCGCGCACGATTCAGGATGGTGTCGAGGCGGCGTATGGCATCCGTCTGGTGCCTGAACCCGTCGTGGTGGGCATGGATTTGCGGTGA
- a CDS encoding amino acid permease → MNLFRTKSVEQTLAETATGDRKLVRNLGAWDLAVMGVAVAVGAGIFSVGAQAIAYHAGPAAIISFLIAGIICAAAVMCYAEFASMIPAAGSAYTFTYTTVGELMAWVIGWDLILEMLMASSVIAKYWSVYLNDFLHLMGVNSSTELHFGGFTFDWAPLIVVAFFTVLLVLGTKIGARVDGAFTILKIGIVVFVVVVGFFYVKASNYTPFVPPSQPASSVPGAASQGIMTQPLFQWVIGQQPTIYGVSGIISGAALVFFAFIGFDAVATVSEETKNPARNVPLGLGIGMLLVIVMYVLVSIVTAGMVSYKDLAKAKDPSLATGFELVGATWAAKIISFAIVLGLTTVVMVMLLSLTRVVFAMSRDGLLPRSFSKVGKHGTPAKLQVVASVVVALVAACSDIGVLSDMINIGTLSAFTLVAISVPIMRKKRPDLHRSFKIPGNPWLPILIAIANLWLMVNLSVLTWIRFVVWLLVGFCIYFGYSYRHSRLGTGELDADVKKIMDEKAADKDRAK, encoded by the coding sequence ATGAATCTGTTCAGAACAAAATCCGTGGAGCAGACGCTTGCCGAAACCGCCACCGGCGACCGCAAGCTGGTCCGCAACTTGGGTGCGTGGGATCTGGCGGTCATGGGCGTGGCCGTCGCCGTCGGCGCGGGCATCTTCTCCGTGGGCGCACAGGCCATCGCCTATCACGCAGGCCCGGCCGCCATCATCAGCTTCCTGATCGCCGGCATCATCTGCGCGGCGGCGGTGATGTGCTACGCCGAATTCGCCTCGATGATTCCCGCGGCCGGCTCGGCCTACACCTTCACTTACACCACGGTCGGCGAGCTGATGGCTTGGGTCATCGGCTGGGACCTCATTCTCGAGATGCTGATGGCCAGCTCGGTCATCGCGAAGTACTGGAGTGTCTACCTCAACGATTTCCTGCATCTGATGGGCGTCAATTCCAGCACTGAACTTCATTTCGGCGGATTCACGTTTGATTGGGCGCCGCTGATCGTCGTCGCGTTCTTTACGGTTTTGCTGGTACTGGGCACGAAGATCGGCGCGCGTGTGGACGGCGCGTTCACGATTCTGAAGATTGGCATTGTCGTCTTCGTGGTGGTCGTGGGCTTCTTCTATGTGAAGGCCTCCAACTACACGCCGTTCGTCCCGCCGTCCCAGCCCGCAAGCTCGGTTCCCGGCGCGGCCTCGCAAGGCATCATGACCCAGCCGCTCTTCCAGTGGGTCATCGGCCAGCAGCCGACCATCTACGGCGTCTCCGGCATCATTTCAGGCGCGGCTCTCGTCTTCTTCGCCTTCATCGGCTTCGACGCGGTCGCCACCGTCAGCGAGGAGACCAAGAACCCGGCCCGCAACGTCCCGCTCGGCCTGGGGATCGGCATGCTGCTGGTCATCGTCATGTACGTGCTCGTTTCGATTGTGACGGCCGGCATGGTCTCGTACAAGGACTTGGCAAAGGCCAAGGACCCGTCGCTGGCCACCGGCTTCGAGCTGGTCGGCGCTACCTGGGCCGCCAAGATCATCTCGTTTGCCATCGTGCTGGGCCTGACCACCGTGGTGATGGTCATGCTGCTCTCCCTGACCCGCGTGGTCTTCGCGATGAGCCGTGACGGCCTGTTGCCGCGCAGCTTCTCCAAGGTCGGCAAGCACGGCACGCCTGCCAAGCTGCAGGTTGTCGCCAGCGTCGTCGTGGCCCTCGTGGCCGCCTGCTCCGATATCGGCGTGCTCTCCGACATGATCAACATCGGCACGCTTTCGGCCTTCACCCTGGTCGCCATCTCCGTGCCGATCATGCGCAAGAAGCGCCCCGACCTGCACCGCTCGTTCAAGATTCCCGGCAACCCATGGCTGCCCATCCTGATCGCCATCGCCAACCTCTGGCTGATGGTGAACCTGTCGGTCTTGACCTGGATTCGTTTCGTGGTCTGGCTTCTGGTCGGTTTCTGCATCTATTTCGGCTATTCGTACCGTCATTCGCGCTTGGGCACCGGCGAGCTGGACGCCGACGTCAAGAAGATCATGGACGAAAAAGCGGCTGACAAGGACCGTGCAAAGTAA
- a CDS encoding amino acid permease encodes MELFRTKSVEQALAETATGDRKLVRSLGAWDLAIMGVAVAVGAGIFSIGAQASAYHAGPAAILSFLIAGVICGAAVMCYAEFASMIPAAGSAYTFTYTTVGEIVAWIIGWDLILEMLFAGSVVAKYWSVYLNDFLRLMGFHTSTELHFGGFTFDWAPLIVITFFTVLLVLGTKIGARVDGAFTILKIGIVVFVVVVGFFYVKASNFTPFIPPSEPASKVLGPSSGGVMTQPLFQWLTRQQPTVYGISGIVSGAALVFFSFLGFDVVATASEEAKDPKRNVPLGIGMGMVMVVIMYMLVAIVTTGMVSYKDLAKAKDPSLATGFELAGATWAAKIISFAIVIGLTTVVMVLLLGLTRVIFAMSRDGLLPRGLSKVGKHGTPARLQIAVGVLFAIVASSFDVSILADMVNIGTLSAFTLVAISIPIMRKKRPDLPRAFKIPGNPWVPILIAVANLWLMINLSVLTWLRFLVWLLIGFCIYFGYSYRHSLLGRGKLDEAVKEAEEAKTEAGIVETDTETRRA; translated from the coding sequence ATGGAGCTGTTCAGGACGAAGTCGGTGGAACAGGCACTTGCGGAGACCGCCACCGGCGATCGTAAGTTGGTTCGCAGCCTTGGCGCCTGGGACCTGGCGATCATGGGGGTGGCCGTTGCTGTCGGTGCCGGTATCTTCTCCATCGGCGCACAGGCATCTGCCTATCACGCGGGTCCGGCCGCCATCTTGAGCTTCCTGATCGCCGGCGTCATCTGCGGGGCCGCGGTGATGTGCTACGCGGAGTTCGCCTCGATGATTCCTGCAGCGGGTTCGGCCTATACGTTCACCTATACGACGGTCGGTGAGATTGTCGCGTGGATCATCGGCTGGGATCTCATCCTCGAGATGCTATTTGCCGGCTCTGTGGTCGCCAAATATTGGAGCGTCTATCTCAACGATTTTCTGCGACTCATGGGTTTCCACACCAGTACGGAGCTGCATTTCGGCGGTTTTACGTTTGATTGGGCGCCGCTGATCGTCATCACGTTCTTTACGGTGTTGCTGGTACTCGGCACCAAGATCGGCGCGCGCGTGGATGGCGCGTTCACGATTCTGAAGATCGGCATCGTCGTTTTCGTGGTGGTCGTCGGATTCTTCTATGTCAAGGCATCGAATTTCACCCCGTTCATCCCGCCGAGCGAACCTGCCAGCAAAGTGCTCGGGCCCTCGTCGGGCGGGGTGATGACCCAGCCGCTTTTCCAGTGGCTCACCCGCCAGCAGCCCACTGTCTACGGTATTTCCGGCATCGTTTCCGGTGCGGCATTGGTGTTCTTCTCCTTCCTCGGTTTTGACGTGGTGGCCACCGCGAGCGAGGAGGCCAAGGACCCGAAGCGCAACGTGCCTCTGGGCATCGGCATGGGTATGGTGATGGTCGTCATCATGTACATGCTCGTCGCCATCGTCACCACCGGCATGGTCTCCTACAAGGATTTGGCGAAGGCCAAGGATCCGTCGCTGGCCACCGGCTTCGAGCTGGCGGGCGCGACTTGGGCGGCCAAGATCATCTCCTTCGCCATCGTCATCGGGCTTACCACCGTGGTCATGGTGTTGCTGCTCGGCCTGACCCGCGTCATCTTCGCGATGAGCCGTGACGGTCTGCTGCCGCGCGGGCTTTCCAAGGTCGGCAAGCACGGTACTCCGGCCAGACTGCAGATCGCCGTCGGCGTGCTCTTCGCCATCGTCGCTTCTTCTTTTGATGTTTCCATCTTGGCGGATATGGTCAATATCGGCACGCTTTCGGCGTTCACGCTGGTCGCGATTTCCATCCCGATTATGCGCAAGAAGCGTCCCGACCTGCCGCGCGCCTTCAAAATCCCCGGTAATCCCTGGGTGCCGATCTTGATCGCCGTGGCCAACCTTTGGCTGATGATCAACCTGTCGGTGTTGACGTGGCTTCGTTTCCTGGTCTGGCTGCTGATCGGCTTCTGCATCTATTTCGGCTACTCATACCGTCATTCGCTGCTGGGCCGCGGCAAGCTCGATGAAGCCGTGAAAGAGGCCGAGGAGGCCAAGACCGAGGCCGGCATCGTCGAGACGGATACCGAGACCCGCCGCGCCTAG
- the fdxA gene encoding ferredoxin, producing MAYVIAQPCIDVKDKACVDECPVDCIYEGDRTLYINPNECVDCGACEPVCPTEAIFYEDDVPEEWSWYKDAAVTYFNDLGDLGGAQAAGPSGKDEARIAALPPQNQD from the coding sequence ATGGCTTATGTAATTGCTCAGCCCTGCATCGATGTCAAGGACAAGGCGTGCGTGGACGAATGCCCCGTCGACTGCATCTACGAGGGCGACCGTACGCTCTACATCAACCCCAACGAGTGCGTGGACTGTGGCGCGTGCGAGCCCGTGTGCCCCACCGAGGCCATCTTCTACGAAGACGACGTACCGGAAGAATGGTCGTGGTACAAGGACGCGGCCGTCACCTACTTCAACGATCTTGGTGATTTGGGCGGCGCGCAGGCGGCCGGCCCGTCGGGCAAGGACGAGGCGCGAATCGCCGCGCTTCCCCCGCAGAACCAGGACTGA
- the dapC gene encoding succinyldiaminopimelate transaminase, giving the protein MGFYRFDSPYDWNRVAPYKKIAAQADGGMIDLSVGSPVDPVPASVQQALADGADAPNAHGYPTVVGTETLRGAVQEWFRANRGVDFKAIDADFVPTVGSKEAVALMASLLHFGPGDVIVQPAVSYPTYDIGTQLAGAKTYKAADIADVDSWCSIPGVKAVWVNSPCNPTGEVLSAEELHGIVKAAREIGAVVLSDECYGLLTWAGEDDTEPAPAPCMLQPDVCDGSAEGILVLYSLSKQSNMAGYRTALIAGDPELVRPMTVYRKQIGEIIAGPVQAAMAAALHDTDAVRAQHARYSKRLRQLVGGLRAAGYDARMPQGALYVWVRAKSGDCWQDMDDLARLGIIASPGEFYGDPTHLRFSATAPDAAIVEAVARLSR; this is encoded by the coding sequence ATGGGTTTTTACAGGTTCGATTCTCCCTACGATTGGAATCGCGTGGCGCCGTATAAAAAGATCGCGGCGCAGGCCGACGGCGGCATGATCGATCTCTCCGTCGGTTCGCCGGTCGACCCCGTGCCGGCAAGCGTGCAGCAGGCGCTCGCCGATGGTGCTGATGCGCCCAACGCCCACGGTTATCCGACCGTTGTGGGGACTGAGACCTTGCGCGGAGCCGTGCAGGAGTGGTTCCGGGCGAATCGTGGTGTCGATTTCAAGGCGATCGACGCTGATTTCGTACCCACCGTCGGGTCCAAGGAAGCCGTCGCGCTCATGGCCTCGCTGCTGCATTTCGGGCCGGGCGACGTCATCGTGCAGCCCGCCGTTTCCTACCCGACCTACGATATCGGCACCCAACTGGCCGGTGCCAAGACTTACAAAGCCGCCGACATCGCCGATGTGGACTCGTGGTGTTCCATCCCCGGTGTCAAGGCCGTCTGGGTCAACTCGCCTTGCAACCCCACGGGCGAGGTGCTATCGGCCGAGGAATTGCACGGCATTGTCAAGGCCGCCCGCGAGATCGGCGCCGTGGTGCTTTCCGACGAATGCTATGGCCTGCTCACTTGGGCTGGAGAGGACGACACCGAGCCCGCGCCTGCGCCCTGCATGCTACAGCCGGACGTCTGTGATGGCAGTGCCGAGGGCATCCTCGTGCTCTACTCGCTGAGCAAGCAGTCCAACATGGCCGGCTACCGTACCGCGCTCATCGCCGGCGACCCCGAGCTTGTCCGTCCGATGACCGTCTATCGCAAGCAGATCGGCGAGATCATTGCCGGCCCGGTTCAGGCTGCGATGGCTGCCGCGCTGCACGATACTGATGCGGTCCGCGCCCAGCATGCCCGCTATTCCAAGCGCCTGCGCCAGCTGGTCGGCGGACTGCGTGCCGCGGGCTACGACGCGCGCATGCCCCAGGGCGCGCTCTACGTCTGGGTCCGCGCGAAGTCCGGCGACTGTTGGCAGGACATGGACGATTTGGCGCGTCTGGGCATCATCGCCAGCCCCGGCGAGTTCTACGGCGACCCAACGCACCTGCGCTTCTCCGCCACCGCCCCCGACGCCGCCATCGTCGAAGCAGTAGCTCGCCTGAGCCGCTGA
- a CDS encoding type II CAAX endopeptidase family protein — protein sequence MSTILLNMHKYYGLRNDDLLTDDHPERLHAADNASVGPRRMNPLLRGIVFLAIFFVAMVVIAMVLMGAYAVATGAGVSALSQQDVHSPVTLLEMLSEMIAAIVGYVIVVRFMERRRHPLELRASRWPGLFLGLAIGFAAIGICIAVLAVTGNYRVIGFNTHYNPWIDILAMGICAGVAEEIVMRGMLLRLVEEWLGSWGAVVVSALVFGLLHVTNQDGTVWGGVAIAIEDGILAAALYFVTRSLWVCIGEHIMWNIAEGPIFGSIVSGNGKQDSWLVPQWSGSDIMTGGKFGLEASIVPVVLMGVAGIALLVYARRKGLLVRSSWTRRQMVAC from the coding sequence ATGTCTACTATTCTGTTGAATATGCACAAGTACTATGGGCTGCGTAATGACGATTTGTTGACTGACGATCATCCAGAGCGGCTGCATGCCGCAGACAACGCATCCGTCGGGCCCCGCAGGATGAATCCGTTGCTGCGGGGCATCGTGTTCCTCGCCATATTTTTCGTGGCCATGGTGGTTATCGCCATGGTGCTGATGGGAGCATATGCCGTCGCCACCGGTGCCGGTGTCAGCGCATTGTCGCAGCAGGACGTGCATTCACCGGTGACGTTGCTGGAGATGCTGAGCGAGATGATCGCGGCTATCGTGGGGTATGTAATCGTTGTCCGTTTCATGGAGCGTCGCCGCCATCCGCTCGAACTGCGCGCTTCACGTTGGCCCGGCCTGTTCTTGGGGCTTGCCATTGGTTTTGCGGCAATCGGTATATGCATTGCCGTGCTCGCGGTCACCGGTAATTATCGCGTGATCGGCTTCAATACCCACTACAATCCGTGGATCGACATCCTGGCCATGGGAATCTGCGCCGGCGTCGCCGAGGAGATCGTCATGCGCGGCATGTTGCTGCGTCTGGTTGAGGAATGGCTTGGCTCGTGGGGAGCTGTAGTCGTCTCCGCTCTGGTGTTCGGGCTGCTGCATGTGACCAATCAGGACGGCACGGTGTGGGGAGGCGTCGCTATCGCCATTGAAGACGGTATACTGGCCGCGGCGCTCTACTTCGTCACGCGTTCGCTCTGGGTGTGCATCGGCGAGCACATCATGTGGAACATTGCCGAAGGACCGATTTTCGGTTCGATCGTCTCCGGCAACGGCAAGCAGGATTCGTGGCTGGTGCCTCAATGGTCCGGCTCCGATATCATGACCGGCGGCAAGTTCGGCCTCGAAGCCAGCATCGTCCCGGTGGTTCTCATGGGCGTCGCGGGAATTGCGCTACTGGTCTATGCCCGGCGCAAGGGACTGTTGGTGAGGTCATCATGGACGCGTAGGCAGATGGTCGCGTGCTGA
- a CDS encoding EamA family transporter, which yields MGEGLMIYLATSVAKLAFTQLDPLLAAWYRVGFVAILMLAWRRPFAKAKRAGLPHGSRDWWIVALAGISVMLMNTLFYLGMSNMDMGIAVSIEFVGPLGVAVITGHSWRERVGIVLAACGVVLLAGVSFSNPTKYPHFLIGLIAILIDGAMWGCYIVFGRMVARRANPLDSLSVSMLIGWLVQSVFLAVPALKGVAQPKPSATWARGQFGALKLLGVMLVVSVFASFLPYIIDQIIMRRVSSARYSVIQAINPVMALLVGLIIGEIPTWGDLAGVALVIVAVVITFSGHRSPDPETM from the coding sequence ATGGGCGAGGGCCTGATGATCTATCTGGCGACATCGGTCGCGAAGCTGGCGTTCACCCAGCTCGACCCGCTGCTCGCGGCTTGGTACCGCGTGGGTTTCGTGGCGATTCTGATGCTGGCCTGGCGTCGTCCGTTCGCTAAGGCGAAACGTGCCGGCCTGCCGCATGGTTCCCGCGACTGGTGGATCGTCGCGCTCGCGGGCATTTCCGTGATGCTGATGAACACCCTGTTTTACCTCGGCATGAGCAACATGGACATGGGCATCGCCGTCTCCATCGAGTTCGTCGGCCCGCTCGGCGTCGCCGTCATCACCGGCCACAGCTGGCGCGAGCGTGTCGGCATCGTACTCGCGGCGTGCGGTGTGGTGCTGCTGGCCGGCGTCTCGTTCTCGAACCCGACTAAATATCCGCATTTTCTGATCGGTCTCATCGCCATTCTCATCGACGGTGCGATGTGGGGCTGCTATATCGTCTTCGGCCGCATGGTGGCCCGGCGCGCGAATCCGCTCGATTCCCTGAGCGTCAGTATGCTGATCGGCTGGCTGGTGCAGTCGGTTTTCCTTGCGGTTCCGGCGCTCAAAGGCGTCGCTCAGCCCAAGCCGAGCGCGACGTGGGCCCGCGGGCAATTCGGAGCGTTGAAACTGCTTGGCGTGATGCTGGTGGTTTCGGTTTTCGCCTCGTTCCTGCCCTATATCATCGACCAGATCATCATGCGTCGCGTCAGTTCCGCCCGCTATTCCGTCATCCAGGCCATCAATCCCGTCATGGCGCTGCTGGTCGGCCTGATTATCGGCGAAATCCCGACGTGGGGCGATCTCGCCGGGGTCGCGTTGGTCATTGTCGCTGTCGTCATCACATTCTCCGGCCATCGCAGCCCTGACCCGGAAACGATGTAG
- a CDS encoding GNAT family N-acetyltransferase, which translates to MRITTERLILRPWKHGDRHEAESLFRYASDPEIGIRCGWMPHRNVEESLNTLDNVFTGDENYAITLRGDGNGTADGAQQTDNGIADKAGKRSTSDADNEEHRNRHGNLDTDITTDQVIDKAADAKPGDDSPIGAIELKKAEPGDHAGEFVREAIDAHALFEGVDPAPLERALAHYDGDRVLGYWVGRPFWGQGLMTEALRAMLRHAFVDLGCNAVWGGHYAENPASGKVMEHCGMRAVCRKDNDYFPLIDRHYDAILRVITKEEWERG; encoded by the coding sequence ATGCGAATCACCACCGAACGACTTATTCTGCGGCCTTGGAAACACGGCGACCGACACGAGGCCGAATCGTTGTTCCGTTACGCTTCAGACCCGGAAATCGGGATCCGCTGCGGGTGGATGCCGCATCGCAACGTCGAGGAAAGCCTGAACACCCTCGATAACGTCTTTACCGGCGACGAAAACTATGCCATCACATTGCGGGGCGACGGGAATGGCACAGCAGACGGCGCGCAACAAACCGACAACGGCATTGCCGACAAAGCCGGAAAGCGCTCGACAAGTGATGCCGACAACGAAGAACATCGCAATCGCCACGGCAATCTAGATACCGATATCACGACCGATCAGGTTATCGACAAAGCTGCGGATGCCAAGCCTGGCGACGACAGCCCGATCGGTGCCATCGAGCTCAAGAAGGCCGAGCCGGGCGACCATGCCGGCGAATTCGTGCGCGAAGCCATCGACGCGCATGCCCTGTTCGAAGGCGTCGACCCGGCACCGCTGGAACGCGCGCTGGCCCATTACGACGGCGACCGGGTGCTTGGCTACTGGGTCGGTCGTCCGTTCTGGGGGCAAGGTCTGATGACCGAAGCACTACGGGCGATGCTCCGACACGCGTTCGTCGACCTCGGCTGCAACGCCGTCTGGGGCGGACACTACGCCGAAAACCCCGCTTCCGGTAAGGTGATGGAGCACTGCGGCATGCGCGCGGTATGCCGCAAGGACAACGATTACTTCCCACTTATCGACCGGCACTACGATGCGATTTTGCGGGTGATCACCAAAGAAGAATGGGAACGCGGTTAA
- a CDS encoding YigZ family protein, translated as MGSERNDIIDGFSTITNTGTSAQASFIEKKSEFIGDACHIKTMDEALAFVQSVRDRNPKARHVAFAAIYGAALGAAKERMSDDGEPSGTAGKPILDVIRMGRLTDCVITVTRYFGGILLGSGGLIRAYSTAASMAVKAADVERIVPMRHYRVVLQYSWLGRFEQLLAQVGGNEEGREFTDRVTIHLAVPSANAGDFETRVREAFNAQARLLRL; from the coding sequence ATGGGCAGCGAGCGAAACGACATTATCGATGGATTCTCCACGATTACCAATACCGGCACGTCCGCGCAGGCTTCGTTTATCGAGAAGAAGTCCGAATTCATCGGTGACGCCTGTCATATCAAGACCATGGACGAGGCGCTCGCGTTCGTTCAATCCGTACGAGACCGAAATCCGAAAGCCCGTCACGTCGCCTTCGCGGCGATTTACGGCGCCGCTCTTGGGGCGGCCAAAGAGCGGATGAGCGATGACGGCGAACCGAGCGGCACTGCGGGCAAGCCGATCCTTGACGTGATTCGCATGGGCAGGCTCACTGATTGCGTCATCACCGTCACCCGATATTTCGGCGGGATACTTCTCGGTTCCGGCGGACTGATCCGTGCCTATTCCACGGCCGCTTCGATGGCGGTAAAGGCGGCCGATGTCGAGCGGATCGTGCCGATGCGGCATTATCGCGTGGTGCTTCAATACTCTTGGCTGGGCCGTTTCGAGCAGTTGCTTGCGCAAGTTGGAGGCAATGAGGAAGGCAGGGAATTCACCGATCGCGTCACCATACATCTCGCTGTTCCGTCGGCGAACGCGGGGGATTTCGAGACGCGCGTTCGTGAGGCGTTCAACGCCCAGGCGAGGTTGTTGCGTCTCTGA
- a CDS encoding AbrB family transcriptional regulator: MSETEQGETNENQNVVPEDTSDADAAQRDACAPSGAEDGVSVSASDASDSAEDNGSVEDSDDSTAAAAGSDGDSAVADAEFEPLTDTYEELRHTEDSAELSAAARKPLPDRSDQAAFSRATALLEAVAGNEHTPVEDRIFLASTMPFPNILVKLSEDENDEVRKAVASNADDKNWLVGRLTKDRVIEVREAALHNPQTSWKMRLEGAENPETTADTLDFLSKLGVESEPKAPSILSAMVRRAVALNPNCSQATLGRLAQDVSTDVQHAAASRLG; encoded by the coding sequence ATGAGTGAAACGGAACAGGGCGAAACGAACGAGAATCAAAACGTCGTGCCAGAAGATACGTCGGATGCGGATGCCGCCCAAAGGGATGCCTGCGCTCCTTCGGGTGCGGAAGACGGCGTTTCGGTTTCTGCCTCCGATGCTTCTGATAGCGCTGAAGACAATGGGTCTGTCGAGGATTCCGATGATTCCACCGCCGCGGCCGCTGGTTCCGACGGCGATTCGGCCGTCGCCGACGCTGAGTTTGAGCCGCTGACCGACACCTACGAGGAGCTTCGACATACTGAGGATTCCGCCGAATTGAGCGCGGCTGCTCGCAAGCCGTTGCCCGACAGGTCCGATCAGGCTGCTTTCTCGCGTGCGACTGCATTGCTAGAGGCGGTGGCCGGCAATGAGCACACCCCTGTGGAGGACCGTATTTTTCTGGCCTCGACCATGCCCTTCCCGAACATCCTAGTCAAGCTTTCCGAGGACGAGAACGATGAGGTGCGCAAGGCCGTCGCCTCCAACGCGGACGACAAGAACTGGCTGGTCGGCAGGCTTACCAAAGACAGGGTCATTGAGGTGCGGGAGGCCGCGCTGCACAACCCGCAGACTTCGTGGAAGATGCGTCTCGAGGGTGCCGAAAACCCGGAAACCACAGCCGATACGCTTGATTTTCTAAGCAAACTGGGCGTCGAATCCGAACCGAAGGCGCCATCGATCCTTTCGGCGATGGTCCGTCGTGCCGTCGCGCTCAATCCCAACTGTTCGCAGGCTACTTTGGGCCGGCTTGCGCAGGACGTTTCCACCGATGTGCAGCACGCCGCCGCCAGTCGCCTTGGCTGA
- the rplM gene encoding 50S ribosomal protein L13 — MKTFTPKPADLTHDWYIIDATDVVLGKLATRAALLLRGKNKPTFAPNADLGDHVIIINAEKIALTGKKMDKVLYAHSGRPGGLRADSYADLLKHNPERIIREAVKGMMPKNRLSKVELDRLHVFAGPDHPHTPQKPQPIEIAAVSQQAK; from the coding sequence GTGAAAACTTTCACACCGAAGCCAGCTGATCTGACTCACGACTGGTACATCATTGACGCCACCGACGTGGTGCTGGGCAAGCTTGCGACCAGGGCAGCGCTTTTGCTGCGCGGCAAGAACAAGCCGACCTTCGCTCCCAACGCCGATTTGGGCGATCACGTGATCATCATCAACGCCGAAAAGATCGCGTTGACTGGTAAGAAGATGGACAAGGTGCTCTATGCGCACTCCGGTCGTCCCGGCGGCCTTCGCGCCGACAGCTACGCCGATCTCTTGAAGCACAATCCTGAGCGCATCATCCGCGAAGCAGTCAAGGGCATGATGCCGAAGAACCGTCTGTCCAAGGTCGAGCTCGATCGTCTCCACGTTTTCGCTGGTCCCGATCACCCGCACACCCCACAGAAGCCCCAGCCGATTGAGATCGCTGCGGTTTCGCAGCAGGCCAAGTGA